ATAGAAGTGCCGACGACTATATCTGGTACATTAATGATAAGAAATATAGCGAAATGACAATTCAAATGTATTTAAGCAAACATGTAGCTAATCCCCCGGAGGATCTTAAAGAGTGCATTGCTGTAGCAGAGTATTATAAGAATGCCTCATATTATAAGATGTATAGTGAAGTAGGAGAGAACGATAAGGCGAAAAAATATCTTTCGTTGATGGATGAAAACAGAAAAGCTGTGGGAAGCTTGTCCTTTGCAATAGAAGATATTAATGAGGAACTAGAAATTGATTCTGGTAAAAAATAGATATATCAACCCTTGGGAATAGCGCAACTGTGCATAATAATAACATCAAAATAATTCAGAAAGAGAGTGAATAGACACAATTACGACATAATAAGCTGCCAGGAATGGGACATACCTATAGCTTGTAAGAAACTCGATATAATGGAATATAGACAAAAAATAAGTAATGGTATGTGAAACAATACGGGGAGAAAGGGGAAATATTTATGATCCCAAAAATCGAACGAGGGGATAAAAATAGCCGAACGAATTTAATTCATATCCTGCTGGTTGCCTTTCTGGTTATTACAATCTTATATTTTGTTTATATTACAGGCGGTACAAAAAAGGGTTTTGTACATCTCATGTATGTTCCAATTATTCTGTCTTCGCTCTATTGGGGAGCTTTCATTGGACTGATAGCAGGAATGGTTTGCGGTATATTGACAGGTCCTTTTATGCCCATGGATGTTGCACTGGGCATTACTCAGGATCCAATGAATTGGATTTTTCGTTTGCTGATATTTTCATTTATAGGCTTTTTAACAGGATATATGATAGACAGAATAAATAGCTTAAATGAAGAAAAACTGGAAAGAACCTTAAAAAGCCCTTTTTATGATCTTCCCAATGCAAAGAAGCTTTTTTATGATATTGAAAATAAGATGAAGTCAGAAAAAAACTTCAAATTAATATCCATAAAATTAACAAACTTATATGATATTGAAAAATACATTGACAATAAATTAGTGTATGAAATAGTTAACAGTCTGGCAGAGAAATTAATGCACACTTGTGGACATAAATCTGTCTATTCTTATGAAAAAGATGAGTTGATTGTATTAGTATGTGAAAGTAGTTCAGATGATTATGAAGAAAAAATTAAAGGAATCTTGGAGTATTATCTTGATTTTCCAATGTCAATTAATGAGTACAAAATTAGATTAGCGTTTAAAGTGGGAATTTATATGTATCAAGGTGAAGACAGTTCACCAATTGAAATATACAATAAAGCCCGGATTGCTTATGAGCAAGGAGAAGTAAAGGAATCAGGCATATATTACTATGACGTTAGCTTAGCAAACAAAAGGAGAGAGATACAAAGTATTACTGGAACAATGCTTGAGTCTATCTTAAAACATGAATTATTTGTAATGTATCAGCCCAAAATTGATATTGTAAACAATAAGATTTCAGGCGTTGAAGCATTGGTAAGGTGGAAAAGAAATGGCAATGAGTTTATCCCGCCGAATATTTTTATTCCCATCGCAGAAGAGATTGGGTTTATCAATAAGATTTCCAAGTTTGTTTTTGACTGTGCAACAACACAGATGGAAATTTGGAAAAGTAAAGGGATGAATATTAAATGTGCTGTGAATGCATCTGTAAGCGAGTTGAATGATGATAGCTTTACTTCCTGGGCGGGAGAAACAATAGATGCTAAAAATATTGATCGATCTGACTTTGAAATAGAAATAACAGAAAGAGCCATAGCCTACAACGATCATAGATTAATAGAAAAAATAAATTATTTAAAAGAGAGTGGATATAAAATATCTATTGATGATTTTGGAACGGGTTATAATTCTCTTATGAGTGTTAGTGAAATACCTTTTGATAAATTAAAAATCGATAAATACTTTATTGATAGGATTCATAAAATTGAAGTCGCAGAACTGGTTAAACTTTTTATAGAATATGCCCATACCCTTGGTAAAGTTGTAATTGCTGAAGGGGTTGAGACCGAGGAACAAATAAATATCCTTAAAAGACTAAAATGCGACGAAGTCCAGGGATATTACTATAGCAGGCCTTTATTACCAGAGGAATTAGAAGAATTTTATTTAGAATTTAATAAGGTCAATCATGAGAGTGCATAGTGTGTTCAATGTTATGTTGTTTAAACTATTCCTTATTTATGTTAACTATTGTATAATAAGAAAAGTGAAAGATACAAAATCTTAATCAATAGAATATTCTCTTAATAAATGAACAGCTATAGTTTTAATCAAAAAGAGCTTATAGGACAGTTGGAGGCTAGAGATGGTATTATATTTTTCAGGTACAGGAAATACAGAATATATAGCAAAATTGATTGCGGATGGATTAGGTGATGAATGCGTAGATTTGTTTGATAGAATTAGGACTAATGACAAGTCCCCATTGTATTCAGAAAAAACTTATGTTATTTGTGCGCCTATCTATGTTTGTGAAATGCCTTTGTTCTTAATGAAGTATTTAAGATCTATAACCTTTAACGGGAATAATAAAGTATACTTTGTTTTTACAAGCGGTGGTTATTGCGGCAGTGCTAAGGTTCAGGCAAAACTATTTTCAAGGAGAAAAAATTTAAAATGCTTAGGCTGTGTAGAATTTGTAATGCCGAGAAATTATGTTGCCAATAATAAATATGCTATGGATGATGAAGAAGTAATTTATTCAAAAATCTCCGAATCTACCAAAAAAGTAAAGCAAGTGGTTGAAGCTATAAAGAATGAAAATAGACTCAAAACCCGTCATGTATGGCTTTTTGAAACCTTGATTATTGCCCCTTTTGCACCGGTATGGACAAAATATAAACTGGTTGCAAAGGATTTTTATACTACGGATGAATGTGTAGGGTGCCGAATTTGTGAAAAGGTTTGTCCCTTAAATAATATTGAAGTTGTTGATAAAAGGCCGGAGTGGGGAGAAAGCTGCACCCATTGTATGGCATGCATTGCGAAATGCCCTAAAAAAGCAATAGAATATGGCAATGTAACGCAGGGCAAAACAAGATATCTTTTAAAAGATTATGTTCATACTAAGATAGCAAATCAATGATACAGATTATAGAATTTAGGATTGCTAGAATCATCGAGACTATATTAGGAGGAGCGAATATGAAAAACCGCTTAAAAACCTATGGAATCACATGTTTGGTTACTATTTTTATAAATATTTTACTATGGAAAGTGTTAGACATTAATGCTGCGAAGCTTATTCCTATTATTTTTGTAATGGCAGCAGCGATGATGGTCATCATAATATCTGTCTTGTATGCAGGGAAAAGAACAAGTACACGAAGATAAAGCATGTAATGTTCAAAAGAGGTGTAAAACAGTGAAAACAATTCATGTTACAGCAGGGGTCATTATCCATGAGGACAAAGTTTTAATTACAAGACGTGCACCAAATGAAAATTTTGCTGGCAGCTGGGAGTTCCCTGGGGGTAAAATTGAACCTAACGAAACGCCAGAAGACTGCCTTGTTCGAGAGATTAAAGAGGAACTCAATATTGATGTCTCTATTGAAAAATTTTGTACAGAGGTAACTCATGATTACGGTCATATGATTGTTCATCTAATGACATATTATTGTACGATAATCAAAGGAGACATCCAGATATCTGTTCATGATCAATACAAATGGGTTAAAATAAATGATTTAGTAAAATACGATCTTTTACCAGCAGATATTCCAATAGTTAAAAAGATTATGGAGGAATACCTGGATAAAAAGCAATGATTCTTGTTTTAAGCTGTTGGTGAGAATTTCGTCATATACAAGTTTTAAAAAGGTTTCTTTAATGAATAACTTTTTCATTAGAAGCCTTTTTTATCTTCCAATTTTTTAATTTTTATCTGTTTGCTTATATTTTTTATAAAAATAACTCACTCCAATGATACATACAATCAAGCCCAATAATGCAGGCTTTAGAATGGACATACCTGCTTCACCACTAAAAACAACACTCCAAATAAATTTTAAAACAGCAGCCCCAATGATCACACCTAAAAGCCATTTCCAATTTCTTTTCCATGCCGCCATCAGAAGCATAAAGAAAAATAAGGGGACAGATAAACTCATTAATATTTTAGGAACAGTCCACGTTCCTTTTAGATAATCCATTTCATAAGCTAAAAATTCCAGAACTTGAGGACTGCTCGCAGCTGGAGCAGGAAACCAAAACATACTTGTAAACAAAGCAAATATTGATGCGAATATACCGGTAAGACTTTTCTTAAATGCAAAATAAACCATCGGTATGATAAATAAAGGTCTAATGTACCAGCTTAAGACATTATGGTGTCTTTCAAATGCCCAATTAAAAAACACATCATTAGTTAGAAATGATACAACAAATATTATAGTAGCACCGGCAAATAACATCCCTAATATCAAATCTGTTTTCTTTTTCATGGCAAATCTCCTTTACATTTCAATCACTTTCTTCAGAATTCCATTAAATATTATACTAATGAATCAATAGAGTTATTTAACCCGTGCTTATTTTTTTATTCTACTTTTTTATTTTCCACCTTTTTGTTCAATCGTAGGATTTATTTATATTTTTTAAAGTGATACTATTAGAACATAAGAAAAAGATTTAAAAAATAAATCTTAGGAGGAATCAATTCTATGAAAATTAAAAAGAGATGGATGGCACTACTATTAGTAGCTATTATGGCAATGTCTGTGATTGGTTGTTCCAATTCAAGCACAGAACAAAGCAAAGGAGAAACGCCAGCTAATACTCAAGAAGAAAGTACCGGTGAAGAAGAAAAGGTATTAGTAGTATATACAGCAAGAAGTGAAGAACTAAATAAAGCAGTGATTTCAGAGTTTGAAAAACAAACAGGAATTAAAGTTGAATTAGTAACAGCAGGCACAGGGGAATTATTAAAACGTGCAGAATCCGAAAAGGATAACCCATTAGGAGATATCTTCTGGGTAGCAGACCGTACAATGCTTGCTTCCTCTGAACACTTGTTCATGGAGTACGTATCTAGTGAAGACGGAAATATGATGGATGGATTCCAAAATACAACTGGATACTTCTCACCAGCATTTTCAGATCCCCCAGTGCTCATTGTTAATACAGATTTATTAGGAGATATAGAAATCAATGGTTTTGCAGATTTGTTAAATCCTGAATTAAAAGGAAAAATTGCTTTCGGTGATCCAGTTAACTCCAGTTCAGCATTCCAATCTTTAGTAGCGATGCTATATGCAATGGGTGACAACAATGATCCAATGTCCGACAGCGCATGGGAATTTGTAGACAAATTTATCAAAAATCTTGACGGCAAAATCAGCAACAGCTCAAGCCAAGTATATAAAGGTGTAGCAGAAGGTGAATATATTGTAGGTCTTACCTGGGAAGACCCAGCTGCCAAATATGTAAAAGAAGGTGCTTCCGTTAAAGTAGTATTCCCAGAAGAAGGAACCATTTTCCCAGGAGAATCTGTACAAATCTTAAAAAACTGTAAACACCCTGAAAACGCAAAGAAATTTGTAGATTTCATGTTATCTGAAGAAGTTCAAAACAGAGTAGGTTCTGAATTAACCGTTCGTCCTCTTAGAAAAGATGCAACATTAGCAGATTATATGACACCTCAGGCAGAAATAAAATTATTTAGTAATTATGATGAAGGATGGGTTGCAGCGAATAAAGTAGAAATTACAAATAAATACAGCGAACATCTTGAATCTTCCATGGATTGATTTTAATTAAATAGGTTGGATTACTAAAACAGGGCCGCTAAGAGCAATGCCATGTCGAGAAGAAATGCTCGAGTGACAAGCAAAAGCGGCCCTTTGTTTCTAAAATATTAACTTAAAGGAGAGTTCAGAAAATGAGCGTAGCAATTAATATAGAGAATGTTATAAAGCGTTTTGGAAAAGATACAGTTATCAATGGATTATCTTTAGATATTAAGCCAGGAGAATTTTTTACATTACTTGGACCATCCGGTTGTGGAAAGACTACCCTGCTTCGTATGATTATTGGGTTTAACTCCATTGAAGGTGGTCAAATCAAAATTGATGGGAAGGTCATTAATGATATTCCTACCAATAAAAGAAATATGGGGATGGTGTTTCAAAACTATGCGATATTTCCCCATATGTCCGTTAAAGATAATATCGCTTTTGGTTTAAAAAACAGAAAAGTACCAAAGGAAGAAATTGAGAAAAAGGTAGATGAAATTTTAAAAGTTGTTAAAATAGATCATTTGAAAAATCGTATGCCGCAAAAATTGTCCGGTGGACAGCAGCAGCGTATTGCCTTAGCCAGAGCAATTGTAATTCATCCGGAAGTACTCTTGATGGATGAACCCCTTTCCAACCTGGATGCAAAACTCCGTACAGAAATGAGAAATGCTATAAAACAGATTCAGCAGCAAGTAGGTATTACGACAGTGTATGTAACCCATGATCAGGAAGAAGCATTGGCCGTATCCGACAGAATTGCGGTTATGAACGGTGGAGTGATTCAGCAAATTGATACACCTAAAAATATTTATCAGCGACCAGCTAATACCTTTGTTTCTACATTTATTGGGCTTTCCAATATCATCAATGGAGTCCTAGAAGGCAATGAAAACGGTAAAGCATTACTTCGAATCGGCAATTATAAATTCCAAATGAATAATATCAAAAAAGACTGTCATCCAAATTCTGAAGTTAAAGTTTCCGTTAGACCTGAAGAATTTATAATCAATAAAGAAACCGAAGAGGGAATTCCAGTTGTAGTAAAAAGCAGTGTGTTCTTAGGGGTTGCAACGCACTATTTTGTTGAAACTAAAGAGGGTCAAGAAATAGAAGTAATAGAAAACTCCGATCTTGATGAATTAATTCCAAACGGAACAAAAATTCACTTAAAGGTACAGACACAAAAAGTAAATGTATTCAGTGAAGATGGCAGCAGGAGTTTTATAGATAGGGAGGTTCGTTCATGAAGAGCGGCATAAAAAAACTAAACATGTGGCAAGTCTTAGCATTTGCCATATTAGCACTGTTTTTGATGTTTGTAGTGTATCCCATAGGTCTTATCTTATATAAAAGTATTTTGATGCAGGATGGAAGTATAAGCTTTTCGTACTTTGGGAAATTCTTTTCCAAAAAGTTTTACTGGAGTACGCTAGTGAACAGCTTTAAAGTAACAATAGCCTCCACATTGGTCTCCGCTGTACTAGGATTAATAATGGCATATGTATTAAGAAGCGTACAGATTAGAGGCAGCAAGTATTTAAACATTCTTATTGTTATCTCTTATTTATCACCTCCGTTTATTGGAGCATATGCATGGGTTCAGCTCCTTGGACGAAACGGATTCATTACCCGAATTTTAAATTCTATGTTTAATGTTCAATTAGGTGGGATTTATGGATTTTCAGGCATTGTACTTGTTTTCTCACTGCAATCCTTCCCCTTAGTGTATATGTATGTTTCAGGGGCATTGAAAAACTTGGATAATTCTTTGAATGAAGCAGCAGAAAGCCTTGGATGTTCAGTATTTCAAAGAGTTACCAGAGTTATCGTACCTTTAGTAACCCCAACATTATTAGCCAGCTCACTGCTAGTGTTCATGCGTGTTTTTTCAGACTTTGGTACACCAATGCTTATTGGTGAAGGGTATAAGACATTTCCGGTATTACTCTACAGCCAGTTTATGGGCGAAGTTAGTACGGATGACCACTATGCAGCAGCTCTTTGTGTGATTGTCATTGGCATTACATTAATTTTATTCTTCTTGCAAAAATATATTGGTAATAAGCTAACCTATTCTATGTCAGCGCTAAAACCAATGCAAGCAGAAAAAGCAACCGGTATTCGCAATATTCTTGCCCACGCATTTGTATATTTGGTTGTATTGGTTGCGGTTTTACCACAGCTCACTGTAATAAGTACTTCGTTCATGGAAACGAAGGGTGCTTCTTATACCGGACAATTTACTTTAGAAAATTATAAAAATATTCTAATGCCGAAAAATATTAGTACCATAACGAACACCTATTTGTTTGGATTGGCGGCCATATTATTAGTTGTAGTTTTGGGAGTATTGGTATCTTATTTGACAGTGCGAAAAAGATCATTTTTAACTTCAATCCTGGATACCTTAACCATGTTCCCATATATTATTCCAGGATCAGTATTAGGTATTTCCTTCTTATATGCATTTAACAGAAAGCCATTACTCCTTAGCGGAACAGCGATTATCATAATTATTTCGCTATGTATCAGAAGAATGCCTTATACCATTCGCTCCAGTACAGCGATCATTGGCCAGATTAGCCCAAGTATTGAAGAAGCTGCAATTAGCTTAGGGGCTACGGAGAGAAAAACCTTCTTAAAAATCATGGTTCCGATGATGATGGCCGGGGTATTATCCGGCGCTATTATGAGCTGGATTACCCTCATTAGTGAATTAAGTTCATCCATCATTTTATACACCAGCAAAACTCAGACATTAACAGTAGCAATTTATGCAGAAGTTATTCGCAGTAATTTTGGAAATGCAGCGGCATATTCAACAATATTGACCTTTACCAGTGTTCTATCTTTACTACTATTCTTTAAAGTATCAGGAAATAATGATATTAGTGTATAATTTAAAATACTGCTTATCCAATAACAATATATCATAGTCAAAACTATGGTATATTGTTATTTGCATTATTAAGATTACTGTCTCCTGAAAATATTTATAAATGAGAGAGGTACAATATGGCGTCCAACCGATATAGAACCTATGTACAGAAAACATTTTTCCATTATATGTTTGCAATTATACTGTTTCTTTGTGTATTGGTATTTACATTTCTTACGATTGACATCCAATGGCTTACCAAAGCGGAAAGTCAGAGAAATAGCCTAAGGATTGCAGAGATTTTAGAACAAGAAATAGCCAATTACAAAGAAGGATTAAATGTTCTTGTAAGTAATGATGAAATCATCAAGGTTTTTAAACAACAAACGAAGGAACAGACTGCAAAAGCCAATCGCCTTCTGTATGATTTTTCCAATAGTCAGGGAGTTCGAGGGGTATTTGCTCTTGTAGATGTAGAGGGCAACATCCTTTGCTCGAATCTGTATAAAGACAATAGAAATATATTTTTGCAGAGTTTTCTCTATAAAAGTTTGGTTCCCAAAATGTTAAATGAGCCGGAGAAAACTATTTTAACTCCCAGTCGCCTAAATTATTCCTACAACCAGACAGGAGATTTACTGATTGGGCGAACTGTGATGGACCAAGGAGATACTATAGGCTTTTTATTCTATGACTTGTTGGATGAAGAAATTTACGACGCGGTTTACAAATATAATGTAGACGATGTGATTTTAACGGATCAATATAATAATTTGATTTTTTCTGTGAGCAGACAAAGTGAAGACTTTATGGGGAAGTATCCTATCGGCAGTTTTCAATTTGAAAAAAATCAAGTTCATATTACTCAGTTAAACGGGAAACAATATCTCATCATAAAAAATATTCTTCACGACAGTGAATTACATTTGTATACCTTAGCTTCTATCAATTTTCAGCAGAGTCTCTTTCGTTATGCCATCATGTTTCTTGTCATTATTGGATTCCTGATGCTCATCATGTTAAAACCTTTAACGGTACATATTGCAGATAAGAATTTATATGCGATAGAAGAACTTCGAAAATCCGTATTAGAAATGGGAAAGGGGAATATGGAGTATTTACTGCGTCCCCATGTTTTTGAAGAATTTCAGGAGCTCCATGATACTTTCCGGAACATGGTACTGCAGCGTGAAGATCTTCAAAGAAAAAATAGTGAACTCATTGAAAGAAAAAGAGTTATGGAAATTAAACAGCTGGAAGAAAGGATTAATCCCCATTTTGTATTTAATGTTTTAGAAACTTTAAGGTATGAGGTTTTGATTGACCCATCTAAAGCTTCTGAGATGATCATGGCATTTGCAAATATAATGCGTTACAACATCTATTATGGAGATACTATTGTACCACTTGAGACAGACATAGAATATGTAAAAGATTATTTGCTCCTGCAAAAGATGCGCTATAATCGTCGTTTGACATACAGCATTGATATACCAGAAGAATTGATGGAATGTAAAGTCCCAAAATTGGTGCTTCAGCCCATTGTAGAAAATTCATTAAAACATGGCATGAAGAATGTTGAATCCATTCATGTAAAGATTACTGCTTCCATGGAGGATGAAAACTTAAGACTGAGTGTCGAGGATAACGGAATAGGCATTGAACCTGAAATACTGGAGGAACTAAAAGAAGATTTAGAAAGAGAAGATGTATATAAAGAACATATAGGAATGTACAATTCCCATAGAGTTGTCAGACTGCTCTATGGACCACCTTACGGCCTAAAAATAGAGAGCACTTATGGGAAAGGTACACTGGTAACTATAGTTCTTCCGATCAATAGGGGGAATGATCATGCATAAGGTATTAATTGTAGAAGATGAAGATATTATGCGAAAAGGCTTAATGTTTATGCCTAAATGGCAAGAAGTCAATTGTATTGTTGTGGGAGAGGCATGCAATGGTCTGGATGGTCTGGAGAAAATCCAAAAACTCCAACCCGATATAGTGATTGTAGACATTAATATGCCCGTCATGGACGGTTTAGAAATGTTAGAAAAAAGTATACGAGAATATGGCTATGATGCGATTATTGTATCAGGCTATGGAGAATTTGACTATGCAAGAAGAGGCATTAGTTTAGGGGTTACAGAATACTTACTTAAGCCGATTAATTATACCAAACTTTATGAAGCCATTCGAAAGATTGAGGCGAAGAGAAATGTGAAAGAGAGTATGAAGAATACCATTCGCCAGATTGATGTTGAAAAGAAAAAGCTAGGACTTTTGGAACATGAGGATACGAAAACAGGGAACCGCTATGTGGATCTTATGCTTCAAGCCATTCATGAGAAATATGCTACACGACTGGCCCTTACGGATATAAGTGAAGAATGCCAAATGTCCTGTACCTATCTCAATGTAAAATTCAAAAATGAAACGGGATATACATTTAATGATTATCTTAACCGATACCGTATCCAAAAAGCAGTAGATTTATTAAGAGAAAACAAGTATAAGATTTATGAAATTGCAGAGATGGTTGGTTTTTCAGATTATAAATATTTTATCAAGGTATTTAAAAAATATATCGGACATTCTCCGGCTCGTTTCTTAAGCGAAAATTAAAACAGATAACATTTGCAAAAGGCTAAGTGGTTGGTCATCTAAGCCCATCTACTTAGCCTTTTTTTATTAATATAAAAACTAAAGGAAATCATCCACAAGGATGAAAATAAGTTAGTTTCCATATCAAAGATTCTAGACAGACATTAAATATTCTTGGAGCCTTTTTTCTGCACTTAGCACATTCTCTCTGTAGGATTTTATATGTTCCTCTGATTTTTTAAAAGATTCCAGGATTAAGTTTTCTAACTTATAAATGTCTTCAGGTGAATTAATCAATATTCTAAAATTACCACTTTCAGATTTGGCAGCCTCTTCGATTGCAAATTGGGTTCTATAAGGATCTATTATTTTTTCATCCAAGTTTGTAAGCACATAACTTTTTTTACCTTTAAGTTTAATTTTTAGCATACTAATAACATTTCGAATATCTATGTAATTACCAGCTTTTCCGTATTTTAAATAGGTAATTGATTTATTGTTTTTTAGCAAAATTTCTTTTACTATTTCATAGCATTTTAACTCATCTTGAGAAAAATCCTTTTGTTTTTCAATAAGCTTCTGATTATAAAAATCGCAGTATTTTAGATATATCTGGGCAGCCCCTAGGGCATCTGCATAACTTCTATGATGTTCTGAAGCTGAATAGTTGATATGATCTAAAACTGTTGGTAGCTTATGATTAGGCAAATCCTTAAATATTAATCTACTTAATTTTAGTGTGTCTATTATTGGATTTTCTATATAATAGTTTTCATCGTCGAAGAATCTTCTGCAAGCAGATCTCAAGAATTTAATATCAAATATGGCATTATGGGCTACTATTGCATGAGTTCCTATGAAATTAATTATTTCAGACAGAATGTCTTCAATTGTATTTTCATTTTCAACCATTTCATTAGTTATGCCAGTTAATTCAGTTATTTCTTTTGGTATTTTTATTTTTGGATTGATTAGTGAATTTATCGAATCAATAGGGTTACCATCCTTAAATTTAATTAAAGATATTTCAATTATTCTATCTTGTTCAGGATCTAATCCAGTAGTTTCTACATCTAGAGCTATAAACTCGTTATAAATACTTTTTAGTATCATTGAACTAGCAGATTTAGATTTTACTGTCTTATTGATTGATGCAGTAATGCAGATATTATTATTTAAGGTCCTTAATATTTTTGAAGAGCTCTCATTTTTTGAATCCTTATTAGGCTCTATTTCTTTTTCTTGAAGTTGATTTTCTAGTTTTTTTCTTTTTTTATAGTCGGCTACGTAAACTTCTAAGGTAGAATATAATTTTTCAGCTTCTTTCCTCTGGAAGAAAGAAAAATAAAAGTAATCAATATGATTTTTTATAAGTTTATTTTTAAATCCAATAACTCCTAATCTAATTATAGTTGCTTCTTCATAAAAGATTGAACTCAAACGGTGGTATTCTATTTTTTTAGATATGTTTGATTTATGATCGGTTAATATCACTCCATCTTTATGAATTTCTAAAGAGTTCTTTTTTCCAACTAAATAATTTATTTCATTTGCAGAATTCATTGTTCTCACCATACTTTCATTTTAATTCCTTCTGTAGGTAAGTTTTCTATTCTAGCAATTTGTTGAAGGCCATAATTAGATGAACTATTTATTATGTGGTTCAATAATAAGTATACTATAATAATTTAAATAATGAAACAGATACTTACTGATAATTCTTAATTTAGTGAAATAAAAAGCTCTATAAAATATTGATATCATTAATAATAAAAATATTAGTTTCTCTGTAGTACCTAAACTGTTGAGCAAAAAAACTATTGCCAACTTTTTTATTGCATAAAGACTTAGAAAAACGCTTGGATCATCTATTAATAATTATTTTCACAATATTTATTAAAAAAGTAAATAAGAAAATAATACGGGAAAAGGAGAACCTAAAACATGTGGGACTCCTTTTTTGAACTTAAGAAGAACATATTAAATTACAATTCAATAATGTTATAAAATGTAAAATAAGAAAAGAATGTTGTCGAAAAAACGAAGATGATTTATAATTTAATGAGAACACTTATCAAAAACAATTCTACGAGTCTTTATTATTTTTAAAAGATTTATGAAAGATAAACTATTAAAGCTAATTTTAAGG
The genomic region above belongs to Defluviitalea saccharophila and contains:
- a CDS encoding cache domain-containing sensor histidine kinase; amino-acid sequence: MASNRYRTYVQKTFFHYMFAIILFLCVLVFTFLTIDIQWLTKAESQRNSLRIAEILEQEIANYKEGLNVLVSNDEIIKVFKQQTKEQTAKANRLLYDFSNSQGVRGVFALVDVEGNILCSNLYKDNRNIFLQSFLYKSLVPKMLNEPEKTILTPSRLNYSYNQTGDLLIGRTVMDQGDTIGFLFYDLLDEEIYDAVYKYNVDDVILTDQYNNLIFSVSRQSEDFMGKYPIGSFQFEKNQVHITQLNGKQYLIIKNILHDSELHLYTLASINFQQSLFRYAIMFLVIIGFLMLIMLKPLTVHIADKNLYAIEELRKSVLEMGKGNMEYLLRPHVFEEFQELHDTFRNMVLQREDLQRKNSELIERKRVMEIKQLEERINPHFVFNVLETLRYEVLIDPSKASEMIMAFANIMRYNIYYGDTIVPLETDIEYVKDYLLLQKMRYNRRLTYSIDIPEELMECKVPKLVLQPIVENSLKHGMKNVESIHVKITASMEDENLRLSVEDNGIGIEPEILEELKEDLEREDVYKEHIGMYNSHRVVRLLYGPPYGLKIESTYGKGTLVTIVLPINRGNDHA
- a CDS encoding exonuclease domain-containing protein — its product is MNSANEINYLVGKKNSLEIHKDGVILTDHKSNISKKIEYHRLSSIFYEEATIIRLGVIGFKNKLIKNHIDYFYFSFFQRKEAEKLYSTLEVYVADYKKRKKLENQLQEKEIEPNKDSKNESSSKILRTLNNNICITASINKTVKSKSASSMILKSIYNEFIALDVETTGLDPEQDRIIEISLIKFKDGNPIDSINSLINPKIKIPKEITELTGITNEMVENENTIEDILSEIINFIGTHAIVAHNAIFDIKFLRSACRRFFDDENYYIENPIIDTLKLSRLIFKDLPNHKLPTVLDHINYSASEHHRSYADALGAAQIYLKYCDFYNQKLIEKQKDFSQDELKCYEIVKEILLKNNKSITYLKYGKAGNYIDIRNVISMLKIKLKGKKSYVLTNLDEKIIDPYRTQFAIEEAAKSESGNFRILINSPEDIYKLENLILESFKKSEEHIKSYRENVLSAEKRLQEYLMSV
- a CDS encoding response regulator transcription factor, whose amino-acid sequence is MHKVLIVEDEDIMRKGLMFMPKWQEVNCIVVGEACNGLDGLEKIQKLQPDIVIVDINMPVMDGLEMLEKSIREYGYDAIIVSGYGEFDYARRGISLGVTEYLLKPINYTKLYEAIRKIEAKRNVKESMKNTIRQIDVEKKKLGLLEHEDTKTGNRYVDLMLQAIHEKYATRLALTDISEECQMSCTYLNVKFKNETGYTFNDYLNRYRIQKAVDLLRENKYKIYEIAEMVGFSDYKYFIKVFKKYIGHSPARFLSEN